The Glycine soja cultivar W05 chromosome 8, ASM419377v2, whole genome shotgun sequence genome has a window encoding:
- the LOC114423150 gene encoding proteasome subunit beta type-1-like yields the protein MTKQHANWSPYDNNGGSCVAIAGADYCVIAADTRMSTGYNILTRDYSKISQLAEKCVMASSGFQADVKALQKVLSARHLIYQHQHNKQMSCPAMAQLLSNTLYYKRFFPYYAFNVLGGLDNEGKGCVFTYDAVGSYERVGYSSQGSGSTLIMPFLDNQLKSPSPLLLPAQDAVTPLSEAEAVDLVKTVFASATERDIYTGDKVEIVILNASGIHREYMDLRKD from the exons ATGACGAAACAACATGCCAATTGGTCTCCTTACGATAACAACGGAGG ATCATGTGTTGCGATTGCTGGAGCAGATTACTGCGTCATCGCCGCAGATACGAGGATGTCCACCGGTTACAACATCCTCACTCGCGATTACTCCAAAATCTCCCAACT GGCTGAGAAGTGTGTGATGGCTTCATCTGGCTTTCAAGCTGATGTCAAAGCTTTGCAGAAGGTTTTGTCTGCTAGGCATTTG ATTTATCAGCATCAACACAACAAGCAAATGAGTTGCCCTGCGATGGCTCAGTTGCTCTCAAACACTCTTTATTACAAACGGTTCTTTCCTTATTATGCTTTCAATGTTTTGGGTGGCCTTGACAATGAAG GAAAGGGATGTGTCTTCACATATGATGCTGTTGGTTCTTATGAGAGGGTTGGATATAGCTCTCAGGGTTCTGGATCCACACTTATTATGCCATTTCTTGATAACCAGCTGAAGTCTCCTAGCCCACTCCTGTTACCTGCCCAG GATGCTGTTACTCCATTGTCTGAAGCAGAAGCAGTTGATCTGGTCAAAACTGTTTTTGCATCTGCAACTGAGAGAGATATATACACC GGAGATAAGGTTGAAATCGTCATCCTAAATGCCAGTGGTATTCATCGTGAATACATGGACCTAAGGAAAGACTAA